In Canis lupus dingo isolate Sandy chromosome 12, ASM325472v2, whole genome shotgun sequence, the following proteins share a genomic window:
- the MRPL2 gene encoding 39S ribosomal protein L2, mitochondrial isoform X3 encodes MALRALTRALGSLSLTPPAAAALGPGLLPAAQVTSSTLLQLPSSSVLIPCRPVLTSVALNANVVSWKSRTKYTITPVKMRKSGGRNHTGRIQVHGIGGGHKQRYRMIDFLRFRPELETKPGPFEEKVIMVRYDPCRSADIALVAGGSRKRWIVATENMQAGDIILNSDHIGRMAVAAREGDAHPLGALPVGTLINNVESEPGRGAQYIRAAGYLFLKGKARSGYGLCRPVNFPPPPRLWKTAKWLPSSPGTCGVLLRKVNGTAIIQLPSKRQMQ; translated from the exons ATGGCCCTGAGGGCACTGACtcgcgccctgggctccctgagCCTGACGCCCCCAGCCGCTGCTGCCCTCGGCCCGGGCCTGCTGCCAGCAGCCCAG GTAACAAGTAGTACCCTTCTCCAGCTGCCCTCTTCCTCAGTGTTGATCCCCTGCCGCCCAGTGCTTACCTCTGTGGCCCTTAATGCCAATGTTGTGTCCTGGAAGAGTCGTACCAAGTACACCATTACACCAGTGAAGATGAGGAAGTCTGGGGGCCGAAACCACACAG GACGAATCCAAGTGCATGGTATTGGCGGGGGCCACAAGCAGCGTTATCGCATGATTGACTTTCTGCGGTTCCGGCCTGAGCTGGAAACAAAGCCAGGACCTTTTGAAGAGAAGGTCATCATGGTCCGCTATGATCCCTGTAG ATCAGCAGACATAGCTCTGGTTGCTGGGGGTAGCCGGAAACGCTGGATCGTTGCCACAGAAAACATGCAGGCTGGAGATATAATCCTGAACTCTGACCACATAGGCCGAATGGCAG TTGCTGCTCGGGAAGGGGATGCACATCCTCTTGGGGCCTTGCCTGTGGGAACCCTCATCAACAACGTGGAGAGTGAGCCTGGCCGGGGGGCCCAGTATATCCGAGCCGCAG GGTATCTGTTCCTAAAGGGCAAAGCAAGGTCAGGGTATGGGCTATGTCGCCCTGTAAATTTTCCCCCGCCTCCTCGTTTGTGGAAGACAGCAAAGTGGCTTCCCTCTTCCCCAGGGACATGTGGTGTGCTGCTTCGGAAAGTGAATGGGACAGCCATCATCCAGCTGCCATCCAAGAGGCAGATGCAG tGA
- the MRPL2 gene encoding 39S ribosomal protein L2, mitochondrial isoform X1, with amino-acid sequence MALRALTRALGSLSLTPPAAAALGPGLLPAAQVTSSTLLQLPSSSVLIPCRPVLTSVALNANVVSWKSRTKYTITPVKMRKSGGRNHTGRIQVHGIGGGHKQRYRMIDFLRFRPELETKPGPFEEKVIMVRYDPCRSADIALVAGGSRKRWIVATENMQAGDIILNSDHIGRMAVAAREGDAHPLGALPVGTLINNVESEPGRGAQYIRAAGYLFLKGKARSGYGLCRPVNFPPPPRLWKTAKWLPSSPGTCGVLLRKVNGTAIIQLPSKRQMQVLETCMATVGRVSNVDHNKRVIGKAGRNRWLGKRPSSGLWHRKGGWAGRKIRPLPPMKSYVKLPSAAAQN; translated from the exons ATGGCCCTGAGGGCACTGACtcgcgccctgggctccctgagCCTGACGCCCCCAGCCGCTGCTGCCCTCGGCCCGGGCCTGCTGCCAGCAGCCCAG GTAACAAGTAGTACCCTTCTCCAGCTGCCCTCTTCCTCAGTGTTGATCCCCTGCCGCCCAGTGCTTACCTCTGTGGCCCTTAATGCCAATGTTGTGTCCTGGAAGAGTCGTACCAAGTACACCATTACACCAGTGAAGATGAGGAAGTCTGGGGGCCGAAACCACACAG GACGAATCCAAGTGCATGGTATTGGCGGGGGCCACAAGCAGCGTTATCGCATGATTGACTTTCTGCGGTTCCGGCCTGAGCTGGAAACAAAGCCAGGACCTTTTGAAGAGAAGGTCATCATGGTCCGCTATGATCCCTGTAG ATCAGCAGACATAGCTCTGGTTGCTGGGGGTAGCCGGAAACGCTGGATCGTTGCCACAGAAAACATGCAGGCTGGAGATATAATCCTGAACTCTGACCACATAGGCCGAATGGCAG TTGCTGCTCGGGAAGGGGATGCACATCCTCTTGGGGCCTTGCCTGTGGGAACCCTCATCAACAACGTGGAGAGTGAGCCTGGCCGGGGGGCCCAGTATATCCGAGCCGCAG GGTATCTGTTCCTAAAGGGCAAAGCAAGGTCAGGGTATGGGCTATGTCGCCCTGTAAATTTTCCCCCGCCTCCTCGTTTGTGGAAGACAGCAAAGTGGCTTCCCTCTTCCCCAGGGACATGTGGTGTGCTGCTTCGGAAAGTGAATGGGACAGCCATCATCCAGCTGCCATCCAAGAGGCAGATGCAG GTTCTGGAAACGTGCATGGCAACAGTGGGCCGGGTATCCAACGTTGATCATAACAAACGGGTCATCGGCAAGGCTGGGCGGAACCGCTGGCTGGGCAAGAGGCCTTCCAGCGGGCTATGGCACCGAAAGGGGGGCTGGGCTGGCCGCAAGATTCGACCATTGCCTCCCATGAAGAGTTATGTCAAGCTGCCTTCGGCAGCTGCCCAAAACTGA
- the MRPL2 gene encoding 39S ribosomal protein L2, mitochondrial isoform X2, translated as MALRALTRALGSLSLTPPAAAALGPGLLPAAQVTSSTLLQLPSSSVLIPCRPVLTSVALNANVVSWKSRTKYTITPVKMRKSGGRNHTGRIQVHGIGGGHKQRYRMIDFLRFRPELETKPGPFEEKVIMVRYDPCRSADIALVAGGSRKRWIVATENMQAGDIILNSDHIGRMAVAAREGDAHPLGALPVGTLINNVESEPGRGAQYIRAAGTCGVLLRKVNGTAIIQLPSKRQMQVLETCMATVGRVSNVDHNKRVIGKAGRNRWLGKRPSSGLWHRKGGWAGRKIRPLPPMKSYVKLPSAAAQN; from the exons ATGGCCCTGAGGGCACTGACtcgcgccctgggctccctgagCCTGACGCCCCCAGCCGCTGCTGCCCTCGGCCCGGGCCTGCTGCCAGCAGCCCAG GTAACAAGTAGTACCCTTCTCCAGCTGCCCTCTTCCTCAGTGTTGATCCCCTGCCGCCCAGTGCTTACCTCTGTGGCCCTTAATGCCAATGTTGTGTCCTGGAAGAGTCGTACCAAGTACACCATTACACCAGTGAAGATGAGGAAGTCTGGGGGCCGAAACCACACAG GACGAATCCAAGTGCATGGTATTGGCGGGGGCCACAAGCAGCGTTATCGCATGATTGACTTTCTGCGGTTCCGGCCTGAGCTGGAAACAAAGCCAGGACCTTTTGAAGAGAAGGTCATCATGGTCCGCTATGATCCCTGTAG ATCAGCAGACATAGCTCTGGTTGCTGGGGGTAGCCGGAAACGCTGGATCGTTGCCACAGAAAACATGCAGGCTGGAGATATAATCCTGAACTCTGACCACATAGGCCGAATGGCAG TTGCTGCTCGGGAAGGGGATGCACATCCTCTTGGGGCCTTGCCTGTGGGAACCCTCATCAACAACGTGGAGAGTGAGCCTGGCCGGGGGGCCCAGTATATCCGAGCCGCAG GGACATGTGGTGTGCTGCTTCGGAAAGTGAATGGGACAGCCATCATCCAGCTGCCATCCAAGAGGCAGATGCAG GTTCTGGAAACGTGCATGGCAACAGTGGGCCGGGTATCCAACGTTGATCATAACAAACGGGTCATCGGCAAGGCTGGGCGGAACCGCTGGCTGGGCAAGAGGCCTTCCAGCGGGCTATGGCACCGAAAGGGGGGCTGGGCTGGCCGCAAGATTCGACCATTGCCTCCCATGAAGAGTTATGTCAAGCTGCCTTCGGCAGCTGCCCAAAACTGA
- the KLC4 gene encoding kinesin light chain 4: protein MSGLVLGQRDEPAGHRLSQEEILGSTRLVSQGLEALHSEHQAVLQSLSHTIECLQQGGHEEGLVHEKARQLRRSMENIELGLSEAQVMLALASHLSTVESEKQKLRAQVRRLCQENQWLRDELAGTQQRLQRSEQAVAQLEEEKKHLEFLGQLRQYDEDGHTTEEKEGDATKDSLDDLFPNEEEEDSSNGLSRGQGTQHSGYEIPARLRTLHNLVIQYAAQGRYEVAVPLCKQALEDLERTSGRGHPDVATMLNILALVYRDQNKYKEAAHLLNDALSIRESTLGRDHPAVAATLNNLAVLYGKRGKYKEAEPLCQRALGIREKVLGTDHPDVAKQLNNLALLCQNQGKYEAVERYYRRALAIYEGQLGPDNPNVARTKNNLASCYLKQGKYAEAETLYKEILTRAHVQEFGSVDDDHKPIWMHAEEREEMSKSRHRDGGTPYTEYGGWYKACKVSSPTVNTTLRNLGALYRRQGKLEAAETLEECALRSQKQGTDPISQTKVAELLGEGDVGRSSQEAPGGSVKFEGGEDASVAVEWSGDGSGTLQRSGSLGKIRDVLRRSSELLVRKLQGTEPRPSSSNMKRAASLNYLNQPNAAPLQVSRGLSASTTNLSSSS from the exons ATGTCAGGCCTGGTGTTGGGTCAGCGGGATGAGCCTGCAGGGCACCGGCTCAGCCAGGAGGAGATCCTGGGAAGCACTCGGCTGGTAAGCCAGGGGCTGGAGGCTCTACACAGTGAACATCAGGCTGTCCTGCAAAGTCTGTCCCATACCATTGAGTGTCTGCAGCAAGGTGGCCATGAAGAAGGACTGGTGCATGAGAAGGCCCGGCAGCTGCGACGTTCCATGGAAAACATTGAGCTGGGGCTCAGTGAGGCCCAG GTGATGCTGGCTCTGGCCAGCCATCTGAGCACAGTGGAGTCGGAGAAACAGAAGCTGCGGGCTCAGGTACGGAGGCTGTGTCAGGAGAACCAGTGGCTCCGGGATGAGCTGGCGGGCACCCAGCAGCGGCTACAGCGCAGCGAACAAGCcgtggctcagctggaagaggagaagaagcaCCTAGAGTTCCTGGGGCAGCTGCGGCAGTATGACGAGGATGGGCACACCACG gaggaaaaggagggtGATGCCACCAAGGATTCCCTGGATGATCTTTTCCCCAATGAGGAGGAAGAAGACTCTAGCAATGGCT TATCCCGTGGCCAGGGCACCCAGCACAGCGGATACGAGATCCCAGCGAGGTTGCGGACACTGCATAACTTGGTGATCCAGTACGCCGCCCAGGGTCGCTATGAGGTGGCTGTGCCACTCTGCAAACAGGCACTGGAGGACTTGGAGCGCACTTCGGGCCGTGGCCACCCTGATGTCGCGACCATGCTCAATATCCTTGCTTTGGTATATCG GGACCAGAATAAGTATAAGGAAGCTGCCCACCTGCTGAATGATGCCCTCAGCATCCGGGAGAGCACCCTGGGCCGCGACCACCCTGCT GTGGCTGCCACACTCAATAATCTGGCTGTGCTCTATGGCAAAAGGGGCAAATACAAGGAGGCGGAGCCACTGTGCCAGCGTGCACTGGGGATTCGAGAAAAG GTCCTGGGCACAGATCACCCAGATGTGGCAAAGCAGCTGAACAACCTGGCCCTGTTGTGCCAAAACCAGGGCAAGTATGAGGCCGTGGAACGCTATTACAGGCGGGCACTGGCCATCTATGAGGGGCAGCTGGGGCCAGACAACCCTAATGTAGCCCGGACCAAGAACAACCTG GCTTCCTGTTACCTGAAACAGGGCAAATACGCTGAGGCTGAGACGCTCTACAAAGAGATCCTGACCCGTGCACATGTTCAGGAGTTTGGGTCTGTGGATG ATGACCATAAGCCCATCTGGATGCATGCAGAGGAGCGGGAAGAAATGAGCAAA AGCCGGCACCGAGATGGCGGCACACCCTACACTGAATATGGAGGCTGGTATAAGGCCTGCAAAGTGAGCAG ccccacagTTAACACTACTCTAAGAAACCTAGGAGCTCTGTACAGGCGCCAGGGAAAGCTGGAGGCAGCTGAGACCCTGGAAGAATGTGCCCTACGCTCCCAGAAACAG ggCACTGACCCTATCAGTCAAACCAAGGTGGCCGAGCTGCTTGGGGAAGGTGACGTTGGAAGGTCCTCTCAGGAGGCACCTGGGGGCAGCGTGAAATTCGAGGGAGGTGAAGACGCTTCTGTGGCTGTGGAATGGTCAGGC GATGGCAGTGGGACCCTACAGAGGAGCGGTTCTCTGGGCAAGATCCGGGATGTGCTTCGTAGAAGCAGCGAACTCCTGGTTAGGAAGCTCCAGGGGACGGAGCCTCGCCCCTCCAG CAGCAACATGAAGCGGGCAGCCTCCTTAAACTATCTGAATCAACCCAATGCAGCACCCCTCCAG GTGTCTCGGGGCCTCAGTGCCAGCACTACGAACCTCTCTTCAAGCAGCTGA